The genomic interval GCGGCTTGCGGCCGCTGCGCATCCGGTCGCGTACGACCGCGAGGGTCATCGCGTCCATGTCCTTCATGTCGACCGCGCCCCGGCCCCACACACAGCCGTCGGCAATCTCTCCCGCGAAGGGGTGGTGCGTCCAGTCGTCGGCGTTGGCCGGTACGACGTCGGTGTGACCGTGGATGAGCAGCGCGGGCTTGGACGGGTCCTCGCCCTCGATCCTGGCCACGGTCGACGCCCGTCCCGGGTGGGATTCGAAGATCTGCGGCTCCAGCCCCACCTCGGCGAGCTTCTCCGCGACGTACTCGGCGGCGGCCCGCTCCCCCGGCCCCGAGTGGTCCCCGTAGTTACTGGTGTCGATCCGGATCAGGTCACGGCACAGGTCGACGACCTCGTCCTGGCCCGAGACCGGCTCGGCCCCGTCGGCCCTGTCAGGCCTGTCAGCCCTCTTCGACTCGCTCACGCTGCTTCCTCCCACTGGCGGTGCTGGTGGTCCCCCTCATCCTCCCGCTACCCGGTCAGGTGGTGTGATCAGGGGGTCTGAATGTTTGCTATGGTTTTCCACGTCGGAACGGCCCAGGGCCGCGAGACAGACACCTTGTCCGGGTGGCGGAATGGCAGACGCGCTAGCTTGAGGTGCTAGTGCCCTTTATCGGGCGTGGGGGTTCAAGTCCCCCCTCGGACACCAGCGAAAACCTCCCAGTTGAACTGGGAGGTTTTCTGTTTTCAGCGCCCCTCGTCGCCCCTCGTCCGCGCCCTCGCCGATGCCCCTGGTCAGTGCCCCCTGGCGATCCATTCCTGTACGTGCGGGGCCTCCGCGCCGATGGTGGTGTCGTCCCCGTGGCCCGTACGGACCTCCGTGTCCGGCGGCAGGGTCAGCAGCCGGTCGCGGATCGAGTCGACGATCGTCGGGAAGTCCGAGAAGGAACGCCCGGTGGCGCCCGGGCCGCCCCGGAAGAGCGTGTCGCCGGTGAAGACAGTGGACAGCTCGGGAACGTAGAGGCAGACGGCGCCCGGTGCGTGGCCCGGTGTGTGCAGGACCGTGAGCGTGGCGCCGGCGATCGTGAGGGTCTGGCCGTCCGTGAGCTCGCCGTCGGGGGCGCGGTCCGGGTGGGTCTGCTTCCAGAGCGGGAGGTCGTCCTGGTGGAGCAGGACCGGGGCGCCGGTGGCGGCGGCGAGGGCCGGGGCCGCGTCGATATGGTCGTTGTGGGCGTGTGTGCAGACGATGGCGCGAAGCGTACGGGCGCCGAGTGCGGCCGCGATGGCCTGTGCGTCGTGGGCGGCGTCGATGACGATCGCCTCGGTGTCGTCTCCGACGATCCAGACGTTGTTGTCGACGTCCCAGGTGCCGCCGTCGAGCGAGAAGGTGCCGGAGGTGACGAGGTGGTCGATGCGGGCGGCCATCAGAAGACCACCACGGAACGCAGGACGTCGCCCTCGTGCATTCGCTCGAAGGCCTTCTCCACGTCGCCGAGCGCGATGGTCTCGGTGACGAAGGCGCCGAGGTCGATTCGGCCCTGCTGGTGCAGGTCGATGAGCATCGGGAAGTCGCGGGACGGCAGACAGTCGCCGTACCAGGAGGACTTGAGCGAGCCGCCGCGACCGAAGACGTCGATGAGCGGGAGATCGATCCGCATGTCGGGGGTGGGTACGCCGACCAGGACGACGGTGCCGGCGAGATCGCGGGCGTAGAAGGCCTGCTTGTACGTCTCGGGGTGGCCCACCGCTTCGATGACGACGTCCGCGCCGAATCCGCCGGTCAGTTCGCGGATGGCTTCGACAGGGTCCGTGGAGCGGGAGTTGACGGTGTGGGTGGCGCCCATGGCGCGGGCGGTCTCCAGCTTGCGGTCGTCGATGTCGACGGCGATGATCCTGCCCGCCCCGGCGAGCCGGGAGCCGACGATCGCCGCGTCGCCCACGCCGCCGCAGCCGATGACGGCGACCGAGTCTCCGCGGCCGACCTGGCCGGTGTTGATGGCGGCTCCGATGCCCGCCATGACGCCGCAGCCGAGGAGACCCGCGACGGCGGGCGACACGGCCGGGTCGACCTTGGTGCACTGGCCGGCCGCGACCAGGGTCTTCTCGGCGAACGCTCCGATGCCGAGCGCCGGGGACAGCTCGGTGCCGTCGAGCAGGGTCATCTTCTGTTCGGCGTTGTGCGTGTCGAAGCAGTACTGGGGGCGGCCGCGCAGGCAGGCCCGGCACTGGCCGCACACGGCACGCCAGTTGAGGATGACGAAGTCGCCCGGGGCGACATCTGTGACGCCCTCGCCGGTCGACTCGACGATGCCTGCCGCCTCGTGGCCGAGGAGGAAGGGGAAGTCGTCGTTGATGCCGCCCTGTTTGTAGTGCAGGTCGGTGTGGCACACCCCGCAGGCCTGGATCTTTACAACGGCCTCGCCCGGGCCGGGGTCGGGGACGACGATTGTCTCGACCCGCACGGGCGAGTTCTTGCCCGGGGCGACAACCCCTTGGACCTGCTGCGACATATGCGAACTTCCTTCCGTACGCGCCGATACGAGCCCCGCCTGCGCACCGTACCCGTCTACAGACCTGCGTCGTAGACCTTCTGGCCGCCCACGTACGTGCGGGCGACGCGGGTCGCGGCGATCTCCTCGGGCGGGGTCGCGTACAGGTCGCGGTCGAGCACCACCAGGTCCGCGAGGGCTCCGGCGCGTACGCTCCCGGTGTCGTCGAGGTGGTTCACATATGCGGAGCCCGCCGTGTACGCGGCGATGGCGTCCGTCAGGCCGATGCACTCCTCCGGGAGGAAGACGGGGCCCTTGCCGTCCGGCTCGATCCGGTTCACGGCGGTGTGGATGCCGTGCAGCGGGTCGGGGCTGCTGACCGGCCAGTCGCTGCCCGCGGCGAGGGTGGCACCGGCGCGCAGCAGCGCTCCGAACGGGTATTGCCGGCCGGCTCGTTCCTCCCCCAGGAAGGGGATGGTCAACTCGTCCATCTGCGGCTCGTGCGAGGCCCACAGTGGCTGGATGTTGGCGGTGGCGCCGAGTTGCCGGAAGCGGCCGATGTCGTCGGGGTGGACGATCTGGAGGTGGGCGAGGTGCGGGCGCGTGTCGCGCGTGCCGTTGGCGGTACGGGCCGCTTCGACCGCGTCCAGGGCGTCGCGTACGGCGCGGTCGCCGAGGGCGTGGAAGTGGGCCTGGAAGCCGAGGGCGTCCAGTTCGGTGACGTACGCGCACAGGGCGGCGGGGTCGATGAAGCTGGTGCCGCGGTTGGCGGTGGCGCAGCCGCAGCTGTCCAGGTAGGGGTCGATGAGGGCGGCGGTGCCTGTCTCGGCGACCCCGTCGACCATGAGCTTGACCGATCCGGCGCGGAACCGGCCGTGGCTCAGTTCGGCGCGGCGCGCGGCCAGTTCGGGGATCTGCTCGGCGCCGCGTTCGCGGTCCCACCACAGGGCGCCCGCGACGCGGGCGGTGAGTGAGCCGTCGCGGGCCGCGGCGAGGTAGGCGTCGGCCGGGTCGGCCATCGAGCCGAAGGTGCCGACGATGGCGTCCTGCCAGGCGGTGATGCCGTACGAGTGGAGCAGGCGCTGGGCGCGCAGCAGGGCGGCGAGTCGGTCGGCGGGCGTGGACGGCGGGGTGAGGCGGGCGACCAGGTCCATGGCGCCCTCCTGGAGGAGCCCGGTGGGCTCGCCGGAAGCGTCCCGCTCGATGCGGCCGTCGGCAGGGTCCGGGGTGGTGCGGTCGACGCCCGCGAGGTGCAGGGCGCGGCTGTTGGCCCAGGCTCCGTGGTGGTCGCGGTTGGGCAGGTAGACGGGGCGGTCGGGGACGACGGCGTCGAGCAGGTCCTTGGTGGGGCTGCCGCCGTCGAACGCCTCCATGGACCAGCCACCGCCGGTGATCCACTCCTGTTCGGGGTGGGTTTCGGCGTACGCCCGTACGGCGGCGACGGTATCCGCTGCCGTACGGACGGCCGTCAGGTCGCACTGCGCCAGTTCCAGGCCTGCCGCTACGGGGTGGACGTGGGCGTCCTGGAAGCCGGGGATCAGCAGCCGCCCGGCGAGGTCGACGACCTCGGTCTTCGGGCCTATGAGGTCGCGCACCTCGTCGTGGCCCACGGCGGTGATGCGCTCGCCGGTGACTGCGACGGTGGTGGCCCGGCTGCGGGCCGCGTCGAGGGTGAGGACGGGGCCGCCCGTGAAGACCAGGTCGGCGGTGGTGTGGCGCATGGTGCGTGTTCCTTCGGTAGGAGTTTGGTGTGAGGGGACAGGCGGTCATGGGGACTGTCTCCGGCGTGCCGCGTCCGGTGACGAAGTACGGGGACTTGCAGACCTTCCCCAGCAGGTGCGTTCCCAGCACCGCCCGGAGAAGCGCCGGTAACAGTGCTCGCTCGCAATACGAGGAGGGCGGCACCCCGCGTGGGGTGCCGCCCTCCTCGTCGTACCGAAAGGTGCAGGTGCTGCTAGACGCGCTCGTGGCGGTCTGCGGCCATCGTGGCGACCCGGTTGCGGACCAGGTACCAGCCGCCGACCAGCGCCGCCGCGATCAGCGGCAGGCACATCACGGTCGTACGGCCCACGCCGCCGCCCCACCACATCAGGAAGACAACGCTGGCGAGGAAGAACAGCGTGACGATCTGCGTGTACGGGGCCCACGGCAGCCGGTAGGCGGGGCGGGTGACCCGGCCGTCCTTCGAGCGGTGCCAGAAGAGCAGGGAGCAGAGCATGATCATGCCCCAGGTGCCGAGGATGCCGATCGACGCGAAGTTCAGGACGATCTCGAAGGCCTCGCCGGGCATGACGTAGTTGAGGCCGACACCGAGGACGCCGAAGCTCGCGGTCAGCAGGATGCCGCCGTAGGGCACCTGGCCCTTGTTCATCCGGCCGGTGAACTTGGGCGCGGAGCCCGAGAGGGCCATCGAGCGCAGGATGCGGCCGGTCGAGTACAGGCCCGAGTTGAGGCTGGAGAGGGCAGCGGTCAGCACGACGAGGTTCATCACGTCGGCGGCGCCGGCGACGCCGAGCTTGTTCATGACGGTGACGAAGGGGCTCTCGTTGCCGGAGTACGCCGTGTACGGGAGCAGCAGCGCGAGCAGCACGACCGAGCCGACGTAGAAGAGACCGACGCGCCACATGATCGAGTTGATCGCCTTCGGCATGATCTTCTCGGGGTTCTTGGTCTCACCGGCGGCGACGCCGCACAGCTCGACCGAGGCGTACGCGAAGACGACGCCCTGGATCACGAGGAGCATCGGCAGCATGCCGACCGGGAACAGGCCGCCGCCGTCGGTGACGGTGGAGAGGCCGGGGGTGTGGCCGCCGAGCTCGTGCTGGGTGACGACGAGGTAGATGCCGACGCACATGAAGGCGACGAGCGCGCCGACCTTGATGATCGCGAACCAGAACTCCATCTCGCCGAAGTACTTCACCGAGATCAGGTTCGCGGCGAGGACGACGGCGAGGGCGATCAGTGCGAGCAGCCACTGGGGTACGTCGCTGAACATGGCCCAGAAGTGGGCGTACGTCGCGGCCGCTGTGATGTCCGCCACTGCGGTGGTCGACCAGTTGAGGAAGTACAGCCAGCCCGCGGCGAACGCGCCCTTCTCGCCCATGAACTCACGGGCGTACGACACGAAAGCGCCCGACGACGGGCGGTAGAGAACCAGCTCGCCGAGTGCGCGGACGACGAAGAAGGCGAAGACGCCGCAGACCGCGTACGCGATGGCCAGCGAGGGGCCGGCTCCGGCCATGCGGCCGCCGGCGCCGAGGAAGAGGCCGGTGCCTATCGCTCCGCCGATGGCGATCATGTTGATGTGGCGGGACTTCAGGTCTTTGCTGTAACCCTCGTCACCCGCGTCGACATGTGGGGATGTCG from Streptomyces spiramyceticus carries:
- a CDS encoding amidohydrolase, with amino-acid sequence MRHTTADLVFTGGPVLTLDAARSRATTVAVTGERITAVGHDEVRDLIGPKTEVVDLAGRLLIPGFQDAHVHPVAAGLELAQCDLTAVRTAADTVAAVRAYAETHPEQEWITGGGWSMEAFDGGSPTKDLLDAVVPDRPVYLPNRDHHGAWANSRALHLAGVDRTTPDPADGRIERDASGEPTGLLQEGAMDLVARLTPPSTPADRLAALLRAQRLLHSYGITAWQDAIVGTFGSMADPADAYLAAARDGSLTARVAGALWWDRERGAEQIPELAARRAELSHGRFRAGSVKLMVDGVAETGTAALIDPYLDSCGCATANRGTSFIDPAALCAYVTELDALGFQAHFHALGDRAVRDALDAVEAARTANGTRDTRPHLAHLQIVHPDDIGRFRQLGATANIQPLWASHEPQMDELTIPFLGEERAGRQYPFGALLRAGATLAAGSDWPVSSPDPLHGIHTAVNRIEPDGKGPVFLPEECIGLTDAIAAYTAGSAYVNHLDDTGSVRAGALADLVVLDRDLYATPPEEIAATRVARTYVGGQKVYDAGL
- a CDS encoding amino acid permease; the encoded protein is MSDRILPAAPARPADPVSTSPHVDAGDEGYSKDLKSRHINMIAIGGAIGTGLFLGAGGRMAGAGPSLAIAYAVCGVFAFFVVRALGELVLYRPSSGAFVSYAREFMGEKGAFAAGWLYFLNWSTTAVADITAAATYAHFWAMFSDVPQWLLALIALAVVLAANLISVKYFGEMEFWFAIIKVGALVAFMCVGIYLVVTQHELGGHTPGLSTVTDGGGLFPVGMLPMLLVIQGVVFAYASVELCGVAAGETKNPEKIMPKAINSIMWRVGLFYVGSVVLLALLLPYTAYSGNESPFVTVMNKLGVAGAADVMNLVVLTAALSSLNSGLYSTGRILRSMALSGSAPKFTGRMNKGQVPYGGILLTASFGVLGVGLNYVMPGEAFEIVLNFASIGILGTWGMIMLCSLLFWHRSKDGRVTRPAYRLPWAPYTQIVTLFFLASVVFLMWWGGGVGRTTVMCLPLIAAALVGGWYLVRNRVATMAADRHERV
- a CDS encoding S-(hydroxymethyl)mycothiol dehydrogenase, which codes for MSQQVQGVVAPGKNSPVRVETIVVPDPGPGEAVVKIQACGVCHTDLHYKQGGINDDFPFLLGHEAAGIVESTGEGVTDVAPGDFVILNWRAVCGQCRACLRGRPQYCFDTHNAEQKMTLLDGTELSPALGIGAFAEKTLVAAGQCTKVDPAVSPAVAGLLGCGVMAGIGAAINTGQVGRGDSVAVIGCGGVGDAAIVGSRLAGAGRIIAVDIDDRKLETARAMGATHTVNSRSTDPVEAIRELTGGFGADVVIEAVGHPETYKQAFYARDLAGTVVLVGVPTPDMRIDLPLIDVFGRGGSLKSSWYGDCLPSRDFPMLIDLHQQGRIDLGAFVTETIALGDVEKAFERMHEGDVLRSVVVF
- a CDS encoding MBL fold metallo-hydrolase, which encodes MAARIDHLVTSGTFSLDGGTWDVDNNVWIVGDDTEAIVIDAAHDAQAIAAALGARTLRAIVCTHAHNDHIDAAPALAAATGAPVLLHQDDLPLWKQTHPDRAPDGELTDGQTLTIAGATLTVLHTPGHAPGAVCLYVPELSTVFTGDTLFRGGPGATGRSFSDFPTIVDSIRDRLLTLPPDTEVRTGHGDDTTIGAEAPHVQEWIARGH